A region of the Thiomicrorhabdus sp. genome:
ACAGGTTTACCCCGTATCAACACAACAGCTCACTGAACAGCTAGATTCTCTTTTAAGTGATTATGAAATTGATACCATAAAAATTGGCATGCTAGCCAATGCAGAATTGATAAATGTTGTGGTCAGTTTTTTGCAAAAGCATCGTCATATACCCGTAATTCTAGACCCTATTTTATTAAGTAGTAGCGGCAAAAATCTTTTGGATAAAGACGCGATTAATCTATTAAAAGAACACCTTATACCGCTGATTACGCTCATCACCCCCAACCTGCCAGAACTGAATACGTTATTAAAAACTGACTTTAAAGGGCAAGCCGATGATGCATTGGAGATTCTGCAACTTCTTAAAAAGAAAGACTGGCCAAATACGTTATTAAAAGGAGGCCACACCGCAGAAGCCTTAGCGATTGATTATTTGTTTATTACTCAACAAAATCCCCAAATTCAACCGCAAACAGAGCAACAATCAGAAGAAGTCTTTGCGTTTCCCGCCCAACGTATTGATACACAAAATAGTCATGGTACCGGTTGTACTTTATCGTCTGCGATTGCAACTCAATTGGCTTTTAAACGTTCACTACCTGAAGCAGTAAAATTAGCAAAAAGCTATTTACAAAATACCTTAATGACAGCCGATTATGGCCAACCAAATGTTAAACAAATAGGTACTAATGAGCTAATCAGACACGGTGGTTTAAATCATTTTGGTCAAAAAGCGTTAACTTTCTATAACGATGAAGAAGAATGATTCAAACTATCCAAACGGCTCCTAGGTACACAAAAATGACTAATTTCATCTTACTTATTGGATTACTTTCACTTTCATTTTTAGCCAATGCTGGTAACGCTAGGCCGTCGCTTAAAAACACCATTATCAATTTAGAAAAACAAACTCACGGTAAAATTGGTGTGGCAGTATTAAACACAAAAAACATGCGTCATTGGAGTTACCGTGGCAATGAACGTTTTGCACTTATGAGCACCTTTAAAACACTTGCCTGTGCCAAAATGCTGGCTGATTCTGAGCGCCAGCTTTTAAACAAACAACAAGCCGTTTTAATTGATAAAACAAAAATGATTACTTGGTCACCTATTACCGAAAAGTTTATTGGTAAAAAAATGACGCTTGAAAAGTTATGCGAAGCGGCCATGCTTAAAAGTGACAATACCGCAATTAATCTTGTCTTATCTCATATTGGCGGCCCAGCATCGGTAACGAAGTTTTTAGAACAAAACGGCGATTTTATTACCCGTATTGATAGAAAGGAACCTGAATTAAATTCGGCAATTGTGAATGACCCAAGAGATACATCAACGCCATTAACCATGGTCAATACACTCTATAAACTTCTATATGGCAATGTGCTTTCTGAAGCATCTAAAATCCAATTAAAAAATTGGATGCTTAATAACCAAGTATCAGACACTTTATTACGCTCAATCCTTCCTAGCAATTTTTTAATTGCCGATCGTTCAGGTGCAGGAAACAATGGTTCAAGAGGCATAACGGCGGTAATTTGGAATAAAGAAACCAAACCGATTATAGTCAGTATTTATTTAACACAAACACAGCTAACCATAAATGAGCGAGATAAAGTGATTGTTGAGATTGGTAAAGCAATTTTACAAAGGTATGACTTAACAGACTTTTAATCAAAAACCACCAAAAGGCATTAAAAAGCAGTTATCGGCTATTTAAAACATTTACCGACTTTAAACGACCTGAATTCAATTTTACCAGGCCTGCCCAAAGCATAGAGTAAGCCATTAACAGGCATTCACCAAGGTTAAAAAAACAGGTTTTATTCCGCTACTTTTTCTTTTATATCTTCACGTGCAGGTTCGGTGCTGTCTTTTACCACGTCAATGGCATCTTGAACGTGGTCACCTGTTTCAGAAAGCTTTTCTACCGCAGTTTGACTAGAATCTAAAAGATCCACTGCAATCTCCCTACTACCAAACCAATCAAACATAATGGCGGCGGCTATTAAGATAATAATCCAAATAATAATGCTGATTTTTCCAAATAAATTCATGCTATTTTCCTGCTAAATTCTATTGTATCTTGATTGTTTCATAGTATTGTTGCTCATAATATCGTTGATTCATAATATCGTTACTACATTATATTAATGGGTAATAAACAACCTATTCAGCAAACACTATGGGGGAATGGTTTGTATTAAAAACTGTTTGAGCTTATTTGTCACCAAGTGTGCTAACTGGGTAACACCCTCAATTTGAGCTTGCTCTTTTATACCTGATGGCTCTGTTAGCTCTTTTTCAACAGAAACAATTGGCATTTCAAATGTATTTAATAATGCAATACTGCCTTTAAATGTCCACTCATTCTGTTTATTTTGGCCTTCGGGTTCTAGCTGATAATCTAGAATAAAGTCAGGCGGTCTTGCTGAAAACTCAATGCCATTGTTAGCCATAGCCTGTAAAAGCTCGGGTTCATAGTCTCTGCGTTCACGCACTAATGGTTTCATATTAAATATTAATCCATTAGCTAATCTGCTAATTCTTTTGTCTAAAAGACTATATAGCCGATCATTTCTTAAACGTGGCACACTCTGACCATGGTCGGTAAGGTATTGCTCAATTAATTTTCGTTCTTCAATATTAACCAAGGCTGGCATTAAACGGTTTAATTGTTCAAAACGAGTCGAAGATTCACTGACTCTAACGTATTTAAAGAGCTCTTTATCTAAGCTTTGCAAACGTTTAATTAATTGGTCCGATTGATTAGAAGTTTCAAGTTCTGGCAATACGATACTTTTTTGAATTTCTGATCGTAATACCTTATTAAAAATACCTGATGGCTCAGGTAGATTTAATGCTGCCTTTTGCCAAATAGTTTGCTCAGTAACTGAGCTCGCCCAAACAGGGTTAAAAAGGCTCTGAACACTGAATAAAAAAATAAACACCAATGAAGACATTGATCTAAAAAACATTTTTTTGACCTTTACACCTTTTGTTATTTTTTGACTCTGGTTTATTAAAACCGTGTTGCTTTTACTGGATAACATCCAGTCTCCTTTTTAACTTATTAAGCGTTTGTTGTTTAGCAAATTTGCTTGGCAATTTTTTTGGTTCTATTTTGTATTTTTGTTTTTAACGCATAGGCGTTCATCATACCTGATTGCCTTACTTATATTCGGCTAACCTACTTATATAGCAGGTTATTTTACCGTTTAACTCACTAAAATTTAAACCGATAATTAAAACCTAATTTAACTTACCATTTTCCTGTTTACTACCACTTCGCCAATAGCGAATTTTAAAACGTGCGGGGTGACTTGCTTGATACAACGATAAGGGCTGAGGTAAAGCACTACCAGAGATGTCGGCCAAAATAGTTTCGGCCGCCAAAAACACCGACATCAAGCCTCTTGGTCCGTGACCATTGGATACATATAACCCCGTTTGATATTGTTGTTTAGGGTAACGGTACACCGCATGAGTGTGAGACTGAGACAAATATTTCTCTTGCATCCATTGCTGGTCTGCAATGGCACCAATAATTGGTAAATGATCAGGTGTGGTGGGCCTAAAAGCAATTCGTCCCCCCAAATCTTGTAAATCATTGAGCTCGCTGGCTTTGACTGTTAACCAATTAGGTAGGGCATTTTTGGTCATATCTATATTGGCTTGGTGGGCTTCTTCACTTAATATTGTGCTCATATCTGGAGCCTCAAAAGTAGCCCCTGTTACTGCACAACCATTACCACAAGCAGTAGAGTAGCCTTCATGCGTGACTGCAATTTTTAGTGTCTGCTGTTGTTGATTGGCTTGTATATGACTCACCTGACCTTTAACTGGACGAATTGGCAACCCTAACTTTTCATTTAAATAATGATCTAAACTACCCGTCGCCACCACCACAATATTGGCGTTGTAGCCCTCCAAATCAGTAGTCACTTGCCAAGACTTATCTGCCAATTGTTGAATATCCGTTACCTGAGAAGATGTCTTAAGAGTAACGTTTGGATGAGCTAAACATTTATTAATTACAGCTTTGGGATACAACCACCCACCCTGCGGGAACAACACTCCGCCTGTTGTGGTTTGAGTACCAATCATTTCGGTAGCTTGTTGTTGAGAAAGCGTTTGCACAAAATTTTGAGGTAAACCTACTCGTTCAAACGCATCATTAACTCTTTGGGCACTTGTTTTACTAACGGCTAATTGCACCAGGCCGGTTAAATCACCTAATAGCAAATCTTGTTCATTATTTGTATCAGATGAATCGGATTCATTTGATTGATTGGAAATCTTCTCTTTTTGCAGCTCTTGAAACCAAGGCAATACCGTTCTTAAGGTCGCTTCAAAACCTTGTAAATACCATTGGCTGCGTAAATTCCAGTCGGCGGTAATTAATGGGTGAACCGCTCCTGCCAAATTACCAGAAGCCTGAGTAGCAATCTCTTTTTGACCCTCTAATACGGTTACCTGCCAGCCAGCTTGTGCAAGCTTATTAGCTACCGCACCACCGGCTAAACCGGCTCCAATCACAATTGCAGTGCCTGTTTTTGTAATCGGCTCTGGCCGACTAAACCATGGGGCTTTTAAACTGTACGGGCGTTCCTGAGCAAGCCGACCAAAACAGATCTCACGTTTTTTACCAAAACCTGATGCCTTTTTAACTTCAAATCCGGATTTTTCAAGAGCACGGCGAACATCACCTGCAGCAGTAAACGTGGCAAATGTAGTTTGTGAATGACTTAAACGTGCCATCTGTTGATACAAACCCGCTTGCCACATATCGGGGTTTTTGGCAGGAGCAAAACCATCCAAAAACCAAGCATCCATTTTAGAACCAGCATTGGCATCACACTCTGGCAAACCTTTTAATACATCACCAAACCACAAAGTTAACCTGACTCGTTTATCAAACAAAAAGACATCATGCCAACCAGGCAATAACAAAGGGTAAGCCTCTTGCAAAGTCTTTGCGATTTTTTGCAGGCCTGGTAAAGCCAAATGAGCTTTGGTTAAATCATCAAGTTGTAATGGATATTTTTCAAATGAAATAAAATGAAGTTGCGATGAATTAGGAGCCGCTTGCAACCATAAATCACAAACCATTAAAAAGTTTAAACCCGAACCAAACCCGGTTTCTGCAATCCGAAAAGTGCTGTCTTCTGCCAACTCTGCAAACCGTTTTGGCAACTGATTTGGCTTAATAAAAGTATGTTCAACCTCTTGCATACCACCATCGGTTGAAAAGTAAAAGTCATCAAATTGTGCCGATTTAGGAACCGCTTCATCTGTCCAATTAACTTGTGCTAAAGTAAGGGTATGAGAAGGTTTGTTGATAGATGACATAGTAAAAAATTCAGCCTTGGCGAGTACAAAAGATTGATGATTCAGTTAATCATAAATACCGTTATTATACGCAACACAGGAGAGCTCTATGAAAGAAGATAATATGATGCCTTTAACCGATTCTAATGAAGGTAATGATAAAAATCTGAATGCCGATTTTTGGAAAGAAAAGCTCACTCCAGAACAATATCAAATATGTCGTTGTGGTGGAACTGAACCCGCTTTTAGTGGTAAATATTGGGATTTAAAAGCCTCTGGAATTTACGCCTGCAGTTGTTGTCAAGCACCGCTTTTTTCTTCAGCAGATAAATACGACTCTGGCTCAGGCTGGCCAAGCTTTTGGCAACCTATAAATAAAGAGGCCGTTTTAGAACGTATTGATAAAACCCATGGCATGATTAGAACTGAAGTTTTATGTTCTGCTTGCCACAGTCATCTTGGCCACGTGTTTACTGATGGCCCAGAACCTACTGGTTTACGTTTTTGCATTAACTCGGCAAGTTTAGAGTTTCAAGAAACTTAAAAAGTTCAATATATCTAACAAACGCAACAAACCTAACAATTTCATAAATCTAACTTAACTTTTACTATAGAATTTACCAGGCCTGGTAAATATCATCTTAACTAAAAGAGACCTTTATAAAAGGTGAATCTATAGATAAGAACAACCAGACCAAGTAATGCAATATTGATTCCACTTAATTTAACAACAGGTTATTCATGTCTGACTTACTCTCTTTGAGAAAACAATTAGCTCAGTGTAAACACCGTCAACTGGTTATTTTAAGTGGTTCTGAATTATGGCAAAAACAGCAGCTTACCTCTCTCTATAAACAAGACGAAAGGGTTTTCTGGATCAGTTCAAATTCAGTCCTCAATTCAAAATCACCAACAGAGATTACTAGAAAAGAACCTTTCACTGACTTTCATTGCGAAGTTATTGAACCTATACGTTTAAGCTATTATTTAGGCCAAGAAATTGCGGGGGCCATTATTGATGTAAGACATGGCTTAAGTGCAGACACATTAGGCATTACCGCAGGCATGATTCAGGCTGGCGGTCTGCTTATTTTACTCACCCCAGAAACAGCAGAATGGCAAACCTTAGCCAACCCAGAAAATAGCCGTTTTTTAAATACCCCCTACACGATTTCAGATGCCAAAAAGGGCTTTACCCAACACCTTATTCAAACTTGGCAACACAGTGAAATTGTTTGGCTTGAAGAAAACAATCCAAAAACCAGTTTTGCACTACCTCAATGCTTTAACCCTACAATTTCTTTGCCTACTGACGACCAAAAAGCCGCTCTTAAAGCCATTCATACCGTGGCATTTGGGCATAGAAAACGCCCACTCGTCATCACCGCAGACCGAGGACGAGGTAAAAGCAGTATTTTAGGAATTGCTGCGATAGAAAGTTTAATAAATGGTAAAAGTCATATTGCCATCACCGCCAGTCGTTTAGATCAGGTTGGGGCAGCGTTTGAGCATGCTGCAAAATGGTTAGAAGCACAAATTAATAACCGCCTAGATACAGACCAAGAATTGTCTGGATTAACTTTATTAACAAACAAACCAGGCCTGTTAGAATTTAGTTATCAAGGCCAAACCAAAACCATAGAGTTTTTGGCACCAGACCATTTAATTCTTAACCCAACGGGTGCGGATTTATTATTGGTAGATGAAGCCGCACACTTGCCCACTCCGGTTTTAACAGAAATATTGTTACGTCACCATCGCTTAGTTTTTGCCACCACATTACATGGCTATGAAGGTTCTGGGCGTGGGTTTGAGCTACGTTTTAAAAAGCAATTAAATCAGCAAACTCCAGATTGGAAAAACCTCACTCTTCATCAACCTATTCGCTGGGCAGAAAACGATCCTTTAGAGAAAGCAATCAATAAGGCTTTATTGCTAGATGCCAATATTACCGAGCTAGATGAGATTAAGATAAAAAACATTGCTGCAAACAAACTTTGCTTTCAACAGGTTGAGGCACAGCAACTTATCGCTAACCCAGGCATGTTAAAAACCCTATTTGGTTTATTAGTTCAAGCCCACTACCAAACCAGCCCCAATGATTTACAGCAGCTATTAAACGCACCCAATATAAAAATCATCATTGCTAGCATCCACAATCAAGAGAGTACACCAAACGCCATTTTAGGTGCGGCACTCTGTATAGAAGAGGGCAAAATCAGCCCTGGTAGTGGTCGTGCTCATGGTCACTTAGTACCACAACTCCTCACCAAACATTATGCCCAAAATGATTTTTTAATGCTTTCTACTTTAAGAATCATGCGTATTGCGGTACACCCTCAATGTCAAAGAATCGGCATTGGTAAAGAGCTTATTAGCCAAGTTGAGCAACTAGGTAAACAGAACCGTGTGGATTATATTTGCAGTAGTTTTGGTTCAAGTGAAGAGCTTTTACCCTTTTGGTTTGAACAATATTTTTGGCCCCTGCATGTGGGTGTTAAACGCGATAAAGCCAGTGGTTCTCATAATATCGTGGTGGCCAAACCTATTTCAGCAATGGCTAGACAAGCCTTATCTCTTATTCAGACCAGCTTTCAAGAACAATTTCCGCATTTATTGTTAGAGTCACTGCCTAATCTACCCTCACTACAAGTCTGGCCAATTGTTCAAACATTTAGGTTTAAACAACGTAATGTTGGTTATGAAAAAGCTCTACAAAGCTACCAAAATGGTTCAAGACCTTATGAATCAGTGAGTAATAAACTATGGAAATGGAGTCTGCAATCTGCTGCCAAAGTTAAGCAAGGTAGCATTACAGAACAGGCTATCTGGTGCGATAAGGTGCTTAAAAAACTCAGTTGGCAAGAAGTGGCTCACCAGCATCATTTAGCAGGTAGAAAAGGCGTAGAAGAACAATTAAAAGCTTGTATTGATACGTGGTTACAACACAAGCCAAATGTCTTGTTTAAAAAATAAGGCTTACTTTTTAAAACGACCAAATAATAACGACCAAATAATAAAAAGCGGATGTCATAATTGAAACACCCGCTTTTTACTTAACTTTGATTGGTTTTAAGATTTACCAGGCCTGGTAAATCCTGTTTAACCCTAGATTTAAGAGTCAAATACAACCGTTTTATTGCCGTGAATTAACACTCTGTCTTCTAAGTGATAACGTAAACCGCGAGCTAATACGGTTTTTTCAACATCACGTCCTAAACGCTTTAGATCATCAATGGTTTTAGAGTGGTTCACACGAATGACGTCTTGCTCAATAATTGGTCCTTCATCTAAATCTTCGGTTACGTAGTGACAAGTTGCACCAATCAATTTCACCCCACGCTCACTTGCTTGATGATAAGGTTTTGCACCCACAAAAGAAGGTAAAAAACTGTGGTGAATATTGATGACTTGTCCAGCATAATCTCTACACATTTTAGGTGGTAAGATCTGCATATAACGTGCTAAAACAATGACATCGGCATTGTATTTAGCCGCTGTAGCTTCAGCCTCAGCAAAAGCTTGCGGCTTAGTGTCTGGCGTAACTGGAATATGGTGGAATGGCACTTGATACCACTCAACCATTGAACGTAAGTCATCATGATTAGCAATAACGCAAACCACTTCACCAGGTAGCTCATTTTCATGCCATCTATGCAACAAATCAGCCAAACAGTGTGATTCTTTTGATGCAAATAAAGCTATTTTTTTAGGCTTTTCTGAGTCAGACACATACCATTCCATGGAAAATTCTTCAGCAACGGCTGCAAACCCTGCTTCAAATTCAGCTAAGGTGGCTGATAATGAGCTAGCTAAAATTTCATGACGCATAAAAAACCAGCCATTCATGGCATCGGTATGATGGTTAGCTTCAATAATAGAGCCGCCTTGGGTAGCGATATATTCGGCTACTTTAGCAACAATCCCAACTTGATCAGGGCATGAAATAACTAATCGATAAACATGACTCATACTGTTTTGCATTCCTTAATAGATATTTGAAGAGACCTATACTAAAAAGCATGTAGGACTCACTTGAATTCTGTTGCTGATAATAATACCAAACTGTAAAAATAAAAAGTATCTATCTACAAGTAAGATTAAGGCACAAAAAATCGCTATAAGTCCAATATCCAACTGGATTCTTTTAAGTTTACCGCAGTAAATTCGTTATAATTTGTTATTGTCACCTCCTTATTGATAACTTGATTTTCAACTGGATTTAAAACTTAACTTAAAAGACATCATCGCAATACCAAGGCACTTCACTATTATGAAAATCGTTTCATTTAATACCAATAGCGTACGTTTACGTTTACACCAACTTCAAGCATTAACGGATCAAATATCACCAGACATCATTGGCCTGCAAGAAACAAAAGTTCAGGATCATGAGTTTCCTTTAGCAGAGATAGAAGCTATGGGCTATAACGCAATTTTTATGGGTCAAAAAACCCATTATGGTGTGGCGCTTTTATACCGTAAAGGCATTGAGTTGATTCACTCACAGCTCGGTTGGAAAACCGACGATGAAACCGCTCAAAAACGTATGGTGATTGGTGATTTTAAGTTTGAAAACGGAGAAACAGTTAAGGTTATTAATGGTTATTTCCCACAAGGTGAAAGCCGAGACCACCCGGTTAAATTCCCTGCAAAAGAGAAGTTTTATCAAGATTTAATGGCTTACTTGCAACAAGACTGTGACTCAAGCCAACACATTGCGGTAATTGGTGACTTTAATATCTCACCAACTGATTTAGATATTGGTATTGGTGAACCTAACCGAAAACGCTGGTTACGAGATGGTAAAACAAGCTTTTTACCTGAAGAGCGTGAATGGTGGCAAACTTTGTTAGACTGGGGACTAATTGATACTTTTAGAACCGTGCACCCAGATAAAAATGATGTCTTCAGCTGGTTTGATTACCGCTCAAAAGGATTTGATAGAGAGCCACGCCGCGGTTTAAGAATTGATACTGTATTGGCGACCCCATCTTTAAATCAAAAAGCAATTGCAAGTGAAGTCAGTTATGAGATTCGCGGAATGGAAAAACCATCTGACCACGCTCCCGTTTGGACTGAATTTAAATTTTAAACACGACTATGTCGCCAGGAACCCTAATGTCTTCTTCTGAAAACATCACCCACTTATTAACAGTAGTACAAGCCAATAAACTTGCACCGCAAATTATTCAATTATTGCTTAAACCAGAACATCCTATTAAATACACCTCTGGTGATTACATAATGTTAGGCTTTGATACCAGTGACCTTAAACCGTTTTCTATTGCC
Encoded here:
- the thiD gene encoding bifunctional hydroxymethylpyrimidine kinase/phosphomethylpyrimidine kinase; amino-acid sequence: MTKPTIQTPLATVLTIAGSDTSAGAGIQADLKTIHAVGGYALTAITAVTAQNSQGVQQVYPVSTQQLTEQLDSLLSDYEIDTIKIGMLANAELINVVVSFLQKHRHIPVILDPILLSSSGKNLLDKDAINLLKEHLIPLITLITPNLPELNTLLKTDFKGQADDALEILQLLKKKDWPNTLLKGGHTAEALAIDYLFITQQNPQIQPQTEQQSEEVFAFPAQRIDTQNSHGTGCTLSSAIATQLAFKRSLPEAVKLAKSYLQNTLMTADYGQPNVKQIGTNELIRHGGLNHFGQKALTFYNDEEE
- the xthA gene encoding exodeoxyribonuclease III; translation: MKIVSFNTNSVRLRLHQLQALTDQISPDIIGLQETKVQDHEFPLAEIEAMGYNAIFMGQKTHYGVALLYRKGIELIHSQLGWKTDDETAQKRMVIGDFKFENGETVKVINGYFPQGESRDHPVKFPAKEKFYQDLMAYLQQDCDSSQHIAVIGDFNISPTDLDIGIGEPNRKRWLRDGKTSFLPEEREWWQTLLDWGLIDTFRTVHPDKNDVFSWFDYRSKGFDREPRRGLRIDTVLATPSLNQKAIASEVSYEIRGMEKPSDHAPVWTEFKF
- the purU gene encoding formyltetrahydrofolate deformylase translates to MSHVYRLVISCPDQVGIVAKVAEYIATQGGSIIEANHHTDAMNGWFFMRHEILASSLSATLAEFEAGFAAVAEEFSMEWYVSDSEKPKKIALFASKESHCLADLLHRWHENELPGEVVCVIANHDDLRSMVEWYQVPFHHIPVTPDTKPQAFAEAEATAAKYNADVIVLARYMQILPPKMCRDYAGQVINIHHSFLPSFVGAKPYHQASERGVKLIGATCHYVTEDLDEGPIIEQDVIRVNHSKTIDDLKRLGRDVEKTVLARGLRYHLEDRVLIHGNKTVVFDS
- the mnmC gene encoding bifunctional tRNA (5-methylaminomethyl-2-thiouridine)(34)-methyltransferase MnmD/FAD-dependent 5-carboxymethylaminomethyl-2-thiouridine(34) oxidoreductase MnmC, with the protein product MSSINKPSHTLTLAQVNWTDEAVPKSAQFDDFYFSTDGGMQEVEHTFIKPNQLPKRFAELAEDSTFRIAETGFGSGLNFLMVCDLWLQAAPNSSQLHFISFEKYPLQLDDLTKAHLALPGLQKIAKTLQEAYPLLLPGWHDVFLFDKRVRLTLWFGDVLKGLPECDANAGSKMDAWFLDGFAPAKNPDMWQAGLYQQMARLSHSQTTFATFTAAGDVRRALEKSGFEVKKASGFGKKREICFGRLAQERPYSLKAPWFSRPEPITKTGTAIVIGAGLAGGAVANKLAQAGWQVTVLEGQKEIATQASGNLAGAVHPLITADWNLRSQWYLQGFEATLRTVLPWFQELQKEKISNQSNESDSSDTNNEQDLLLGDLTGLVQLAVSKTSAQRVNDAFERVGLPQNFVQTLSQQQATEMIGTQTTTGGVLFPQGGWLYPKAVINKCLAHPNVTLKTSSQVTDIQQLADKSWQVTTDLEGYNANIVVVATGSLDHYLNEKLGLPIRPVKGQVSHIQANQQQQTLKIAVTHEGYSTACGNGCAVTGATFEAPDMSTILSEEAHQANIDMTKNALPNWLTVKASELNDLQDLGGRIAFRPTTPDHLPIIGAIADQQWMQEKYLSQSHTHAVYRYPKQQYQTGLYVSNGHGPRGLMSVFLAAETILADISGSALPQPLSLYQASHPARFKIRYWRSGSKQENGKLN
- a CDS encoding tRNA(Met) cytidine acetyltransferase TmcA — protein: MSDLLSLRKQLAQCKHRQLVILSGSELWQKQQLTSLYKQDERVFWISSNSVLNSKSPTEITRKEPFTDFHCEVIEPIRLSYYLGQEIAGAIIDVRHGLSADTLGITAGMIQAGGLLILLTPETAEWQTLANPENSRFLNTPYTISDAKKGFTQHLIQTWQHSEIVWLEENNPKTSFALPQCFNPTISLPTDDQKAALKAIHTVAFGHRKRPLVITADRGRGKSSILGIAAIESLINGKSHIAITASRLDQVGAAFEHAAKWLEAQINNRLDTDQELSGLTLLTNKPGLLEFSYQGQTKTIEFLAPDHLILNPTGADLLLVDEAAHLPTPVLTEILLRHHRLVFATTLHGYEGSGRGFELRFKKQLNQQTPDWKNLTLHQPIRWAENDPLEKAINKALLLDANITELDEIKIKNIAANKLCFQQVEAQQLIANPGMLKTLFGLLVQAHYQTSPNDLQQLLNAPNIKIIIASIHNQESTPNAILGAALCIEEGKISPGSGRAHGHLVPQLLTKHYAQNDFLMLSTLRIMRIAVHPQCQRIGIGKELISQVEQLGKQNRVDYICSSFGSSEELLPFWFEQYFWPLHVGVKRDKASGSHNIVVAKPISAMARQALSLIQTSFQEQFPHLLLESLPNLPSLQVWPIVQTFRFKQRNVGYEKALQSYQNGSRPYESVSNKLWKWSLQSAAKVKQGSITEQAIWCDKVLKKLSWQEVAHQHHLAGRKGVEEQLKACIDTWLQHKPNVLFKK
- the bla gene encoding class A beta-lactamase, translating into MTNFILLIGLLSLSFLANAGNARPSLKNTIINLEKQTHGKIGVAVLNTKNMRHWSYRGNERFALMSTFKTLACAKMLADSERQLLNKQQAVLIDKTKMITWSPITEKFIGKKMTLEKLCEAAMLKSDNTAINLVLSHIGGPASVTKFLEQNGDFITRIDRKEPELNSAIVNDPRDTSTPLTMVNTLYKLLYGNVLSEASKIQLKNWMLNNQVSDTLLRSILPSNFLIADRSGAGNNGSRGITAVIWNKETKPIIVSIYLTQTQLTINERDKVIVEIGKAILQRYDLTDF
- the msrB gene encoding peptide-methionine (R)-S-oxide reductase MsrB; amino-acid sequence: MKEDNMMPLTDSNEGNDKNLNADFWKEKLTPEQYQICRCGGTEPAFSGKYWDLKASGIYACSCCQAPLFSSADKYDSGSGWPSFWQPINKEAVLERIDKTHGMIRTEVLCSACHSHLGHVFTDGPEPTGLRFCINSASLEFQET